A portion of the Hymenobacter gelipurpurascens genome contains these proteins:
- a CDS encoding DoxX-like family protein, producing MRNLLTYSQVHLKSANEALVAHVPQPPRHPGKALPRAAAMRLALTQRLMRLVLGLCWIYQGVVPKLLFPDTGELRMVQSLGFSPAATHHVALAVGIGEILFGLLFWVLPRGGLQVAYWLNIVGLLGLGIGVLVSQPAVFSAPFNPFSLNLSMMALAAVGLLTIPDE from the coding sequence TTGCGAAATCTTCTTACCTATAGCCAAGTGCACCTGAAGAGCGCCAACGAAGCGCTTGTGGCGCACGTGCCACAACCACCGCGGCATCCGGGAAAGGCCCTGCCGCGCGCCGCTGCTATGCGGTTGGCTCTCACGCAACGGCTGATGCGCCTGGTGCTAGGCCTATGCTGGATCTATCAGGGCGTAGTGCCCAAGCTGCTGTTTCCAGACACTGGTGAGTTGCGGATGGTACAGAGCCTGGGATTTTCACCAGCCGCCACTCACCACGTTGCGCTTGCAGTAGGAATAGGCGAAATACTCTTTGGCCTACTATTCTGGGTGCTGCCGCGAGGTGGCCTACAAGTGGCCTATTGGTTGAATATAGTGGGCTTACTGGGCTTAGGTATAGGAGTGCTGGTTAGTCAGCCGGCAGTGTTTTCGGCCCCTTTCAACCCGTTCTCGCTCAACCTTTCGATGATGGCGCTGGCCGCCGTAGGCCTGCTCACGATTCCGGATGAATAA
- a CDS encoding NAD(P)/FAD-dependent oxidoreductase produces MNSISTDICIIGAGPVGLFAVFEAGLLKLRCHVVDALPQVGGQLSEIYPKKPIYDIPGFPEVLAGDLVQNLMRQIEPFHPTFTLGERVERFAKLEDGSFQLFTTDGTEILCKAIAIAGGLGSFEPRKPAIESLESYESGKGVYYMVRDPETFRDKRLVIAGGGDSALDWTIFLADVAKEVTLVHRGTTFRGAADSAEKVKNLHDAGKVRLVLSSNVTHVHGPDNLEAVTITPNSGEPETLHVDSFIPLFGLTPKLGPIGEWGLELEDDAVKVNTMDYSTSEPGIFAIGDINTYPGKLKLILCGFHEAALMCQGAFKYINPDKKYVLKYTTVNGVPTL; encoded by the coding sequence ATGAATTCCATTTCCACCGATATCTGCATTATCGGGGCCGGCCCGGTGGGGCTGTTCGCCGTATTCGAAGCCGGATTGCTGAAGCTGCGCTGCCACGTGGTAGATGCACTGCCCCAGGTAGGCGGTCAGCTCTCCGAGATATATCCTAAGAAGCCTATCTACGATATTCCGGGGTTCCCGGAGGTGCTGGCCGGCGACCTGGTGCAGAACCTGATGCGCCAGATTGAGCCTTTCCACCCCACGTTTACGCTTGGTGAGCGGGTGGAGCGCTTTGCCAAACTCGAAGACGGCTCTTTCCAGCTGTTCACGACCGATGGCACCGAGATTCTGTGTAAGGCTATTGCCATCGCGGGTGGCCTAGGCTCGTTTGAGCCGCGTAAGCCGGCTATCGAAAGCCTAGAAAGCTACGAAAGCGGCAAAGGCGTGTACTACATGGTGCGCGACCCCGAAACGTTCCGCGATAAGCGCCTGGTTATTGCCGGTGGTGGCGACTCGGCCCTCGACTGGACTATTTTCCTGGCTGATGTGGCCAAAGAAGTAACGCTGGTACACCGCGGCACCACGTTCCGGGGCGCCGCCGACTCGGCCGAGAAAGTGAAAAACCTGCACGATGCCGGCAAGGTACGCCTGGTGCTATCCTCGAACGTGACCCATGTGCACGGCCCCGACAACCTAGAGGCCGTGACCATTACGCCAAATAGCGGAGAGCCCGAAACCCTGCACGTCGATTCGTTTATTCCGCTGTTCGGCCTCACGCCGAAGCTGGGGCCTATCGGCGAATGGGGCCTGGAGCTGGAAGATGATGCGGTGAAGGTGAATACCATGGATTACTCCACCTCGGAGCCCGGTATCTTCGCCATCGGCGACATCAACACGTATCCCGGCAAGCTCAAGCTCATCCTTTGCGGTTTCCATGAGGCCGCGCTGATGTGCCAGGGTGCCTTCAAATACATCAATCCCGATAAGAAGTACGTGCTCAAGTACACCACCGTAAACGGGGTTCCTACGCTGTAA
- a CDS encoding TVP38/TMEM64 family protein, with protein sequence MAFLKELFQKNTSTLLSMFLLVALPVLGSSSLSLLLYNNRELLEHLTPLQSIFYFVVIAFTMAFAFTPTTFVALVTGFYLGWSGLPGMVVAYGLAALIGYRIAASLDHGKMLHFLHHFPKADAVMQELKTQSWQLIILTRISPVLPFALMTFVLAVMRVDKRRFLIASIIGMLPRSLFFYWLGTKAQDVFSLLQDPDTGTTGKLLVIGLVAVSLFGLYYLFNRALQRALNKGVGKG encoded by the coding sequence ATGGCGTTTCTCAAAGAGCTTTTTCAGAAGAATACCTCCACCCTGCTTTCCATGTTTCTGCTGGTGGCGCTGCCGGTGCTGGGAAGCTCCTCGCTGAGCCTGCTGCTCTACAACAACCGCGAGCTGCTGGAGCACCTGACGCCTCTACAGAGCATTTTCTACTTTGTAGTCATTGCCTTTACCATGGCCTTTGCCTTCACGCCCACCACCTTTGTGGCCCTCGTGACGGGCTTTTATCTGGGGTGGAGTGGCCTTCCGGGCATGGTAGTGGCCTACGGACTGGCAGCCCTAATTGGGTACCGAATTGCCGCCTCCCTCGACCACGGCAAGATGCTGCACTTCCTGCACCATTTCCCGAAGGCCGATGCCGTGATGCAGGAGCTGAAAACGCAAAGCTGGCAGCTCATCATCCTGACGCGTATCTCGCCGGTGCTGCCGTTTGCCCTCATGACGTTTGTATTGGCCGTGATGCGCGTGGATAAGCGGCGCTTTCTGATAGCTTCCATCATCGGGATGCTGCCGCGCAGCCTATTCTTCTATTGGCTCGGCACCAAAGCGCAGGACGTATTTTCTCTGCTCCAGGACCCCGATACGGGTACGACGGGCAAGCTACTGGTCATTGGTCTGGTCGCCGTTTCGTTGTTTGGCCTTTATTACCTTTTCAACCGTGCTTTGCAGCGTGCACTCAACAAAGGCGTAGGAAAAGGCTAA
- a CDS encoding fatty acid desaturase family protein: MKSTAISAHLQLTPSQRYVELARPWVLAALYIGLAMVGWWWLAVPVAVAVCLAAFVQMHDAMHNALGLSKPINERILTMSGLLILKSGHALQVTHLRHHGRCLTEDDPEGAPATWKFSRVLWQGPWHILMLRRESLRIAPNTRRIQLLETAFTVLLLAAFVALYFLTGSLAGLVYWGVAFFMSATMPVWASYIPHHVASRNPAARAAAAVAQLWTPVVSSFAFHHVHHHYPRVPTALLYRAAAELPAPPEKLHHH; encoded by the coding sequence ATGAAAAGCACTGCCATATCGGCTCATTTACAGCTTACGCCCAGCCAGCGCTACGTGGAGCTGGCGCGCCCCTGGGTACTGGCCGCCCTCTATATAGGCCTGGCCATGGTCGGCTGGTGGTGGCTGGCCGTGCCGGTGGCGGTGGCCGTGTGCCTGGCGGCTTTTGTGCAGATGCACGATGCCATGCACAATGCGCTAGGCCTATCCAAGCCCATTAATGAGCGCATCCTGACGATGAGCGGCCTGCTCATTCTGAAAAGCGGCCACGCCCTGCAGGTCACGCACCTGCGCCACCACGGCCGCTGCCTCACCGAAGATGACCCCGAAGGCGCCCCGGCCACCTGGAAATTCTCGCGGGTGCTGTGGCAGGGCCCTTGGCATATTCTCATGCTCCGCCGAGAATCATTGCGCATTGCGCCCAACACCCGCCGAATTCAATTGCTGGAAACCGCCTTCACGGTGCTGCTACTGGCGGCGTTCGTGGCGCTGTATTTCCTGACGGGCTCGTTGGCTGGCCTGGTTTATTGGGGCGTAGCTTTCTTTATGAGCGCCACTATGCCCGTTTGGGCCTCTTATATTCCGCACCACGTAGCTTCGCGCAACCCCGCGGCGCGCGCCGCCGCCGCCGTTGCCCAGCTCTGGACGCCGGTGGTGTCATCGTTTGCCTTTCACCACGTGCACCACCACTACCCCCGTGTGCCT
- a CDS encoding alpha-2-macroglobulin family protein, protein MRSFLFSLLLLLMLFSSGSSQNTPPGDGKGNHAATWKKIDLLLAKDQTASAAKLLEPIYQVARQRQDTPEYLRALLYKLRLLEAKEEEADEKAIALVEADLKTAKFPARPILHSLLGQLYAQYYQQHRYQLYDRTRAAAPDPDDASTADIRTWDAARLGSAVVQHFRASLQEEPQRQQQLKLAALGYAVRGGDAEGLALRPTLYDLLAHRAADGLQNEEFYVTRPAEQFELTRPALFGPAEEFARLKLTAPQADSLNGQFHALQILQQLTQFRLPDAKNQAALADVELQRLRFVRQHSRFANADSLYRRALARSAETFRALPISAEFVVEEAVTWEASQPAKARELALEAERRFPKSRGGQQAATLRRRLEQVALSFTTEEVVLPNQPWLLKLEVRNAPKLYAKAYRLTTAQAVRQLESPRETDGTAASFRKTYARALAAAPVASWTLAVPGPPDYKTHAVQQAGPALPLGHYLIVLSTSNDNPTKEQPDLTTAYTRLAVSELSQVRRNAAATDGPELLVLHRQSGQPLSSVRVLPFFQYYNQTSRSYEQRRGKLLTTTAEGQVQIPVGLTSGQNTMLRAVLLTLGQDSLLSEGGGYYGSRQSNRDQEQPQRRTFLYTDRAIYRPGQTLYFKGILTETRAGKSELLRKQSVSVRLVDVNGQTVQTLPFTTSDFGSFHGSLLLPTGLLNGEMSLQTDDGSASFAVEDYKRPTFQVTFEPVKGTPVLGQSVTVRGKAVAYAGQPVDGATVQYRVVRRTFWPMFGRGYGGGQPEVEILNGTAQTDSVGGFNITFMAKGEALGQSKRGPWLPGYVFEVTADVTDAAGETRTGLQHISLGTNALTLHLELPQLLNREQVPTLRLLSTNATGEALPARGQLKLYRLTPPATGLRSRVWERPEREALSSAEFKRQFPLDAYGQEDNDSTWTRTLVLEQAFDTEKTTALLGLQTALGQQQPGRYVLEATAPAAGSAPLVTAEARFTLYSATSRQLPVPTPDWFVSLQDSVLPGQPARFLVGSSEAGARVLLQAEAKGETLRQEWLTLAAGEQRVVEIPVPAALDGTHLYVHLTQVRDNRLYLHSATVQVATPPAPLVLSIATFRDKLQPGQKETWRVTIHQTGGKPAQAELLATLYDKSLDVFRPHSFTGLDFAKPYYPAVLAWQGRFGTEESNELFGTTLSDPDSEMLYPHLNWWGYSLGDGESQNDYKLLPKNTSIKFTPPIIKRDEESTAGTRVTLRGSRSVAAPAAMKMADSSLSEVVVVGNNTQQRQTITGSVATEKQAQPDLSAVQARSDFRETAFWMPALRTNAQGETVLEFQMPEAVTRWQLLALGHDQQLHSGLLARELVTQKQLQVTPNAPRFFREGDQLRLTAKLSNLTAQPMSGTAQLFLFDARTQQPLDSKLLKSAGQVKFDLKANQSSGLGWDIAIPETAEGQVPLEAITYRVVAQTDAPKKQRRKAKAAPIEVFSDGEENTLPVLPNRILITESLPLPIVGPTTREFELKKLTSTTSATRRNYSLTLEMTQNPAWYAVQALPYLTEYPYECSEQVFSRLYANLLAAKILQSNPRLKTMLAEWQRAAQAGDKTALTSKLEQNQELKNLLLQETPWVRDAQSETEQMRRLTELFDAPRLEAETARALTKLAKMQQPNGAFPWFERMPDDRYITQLILAGFGKLQKLGALNLKQNASAQEILRKALGYLDGELARDYTNLRKQPKVDLKQQHLSDLQIQALYARSFWLEQAVPKATQPALAYYQQQAATYWKDQTRYLQAQIALGLHRQKTQPVAVRTILQALSENALHSAELGMYWKEVRGGYYWREAPTETQATLIEAYDEIQQDQKSVDEMKLWLLKQKQTQNWESTRATADACYALLLRGSDWLQPTQPIQVTVGQSAVVPTAQQAGTGYFKTTWTAADVKPAQGKVTLQKTDAGVAWGALYWQYFEQIDKITPAATPLNLERQLYREQRTAGGPVLERLTAATPLRVGDVLVVRLVLRSDRDLEYVHLKDQRAAGLELISQTSGYHYQSGLGYYESPRDAATNFFMSYFPKGTHTFEYRLRAAQSGKFSGGLSQLQCLYAPEFTAHSAGTRVQIASQP, encoded by the coding sequence ATGCGCTCCTTCCTGTTCAGCTTACTGCTCCTGCTGATGTTGTTCTCCTCCGGCTCCTCTCAAAACACCCCACCCGGCGACGGAAAGGGCAACCACGCGGCTACCTGGAAGAAGATTGATCTGCTTCTGGCCAAAGATCAAACGGCCTCGGCTGCCAAACTGCTGGAACCCATCTACCAGGTGGCCCGCCAGCGCCAGGATACGCCGGAATACCTGCGGGCACTGCTCTACAAGCTGCGGCTGCTGGAGGCCAAGGAAGAGGAAGCCGACGAAAAAGCCATTGCCTTGGTCGAAGCTGATCTGAAAACGGCCAAATTTCCGGCTAGGCCTATCCTGCACAGCCTGCTAGGCCAGCTCTACGCGCAGTATTATCAGCAGCACCGCTACCAGCTCTACGACCGCACCCGCGCCGCCGCACCTGACCCCGACGATGCCAGCACCGCCGACATCCGCACCTGGGATGCCGCGCGCCTCGGCAGCGCCGTGGTGCAACACTTCCGCGCCTCTCTCCAAGAAGAACCCCAGCGCCAGCAGCAACTCAAGCTGGCCGCGCTGGGTTACGCCGTGCGGGGCGGCGATGCCGAAGGCCTTGCCCTGCGCCCCACGCTCTACGATTTGCTGGCGCACCGCGCCGCCGACGGCCTGCAGAATGAGGAATTCTATGTCACGCGTCCGGCAGAGCAGTTCGAGCTGACGCGCCCTGCCTTGTTCGGGCCTGCCGAGGAATTTGCACGCCTCAAGCTCACCGCTCCCCAAGCCGATTCGCTGAATGGCCAGTTTCATGCGCTGCAAATATTGCAGCAGCTCACCCAATTTCGGCTGCCGGATGCTAAGAACCAAGCCGCCCTGGCCGATGTGGAGCTGCAGCGCCTGCGGTTCGTGCGGCAACACAGTCGCTTTGCCAACGCCGATTCGCTTTACCGCCGGGCGCTGGCCCGCTCCGCCGAAACGTTCCGGGCGCTGCCCATCAGTGCTGAGTTTGTAGTGGAAGAAGCCGTAACCTGGGAAGCAAGCCAACCTGCAAAAGCCCGCGAGCTGGCGCTGGAAGCCGAAAGGCGCTTCCCCAAATCGCGCGGTGGCCAGCAGGCCGCTACTTTGCGGCGGCGCCTTGAGCAAGTAGCCCTCAGCTTTACTACCGAGGAGGTTGTGCTGCCCAACCAGCCGTGGCTCCTAAAGCTGGAAGTGCGCAACGCGCCGAAGCTTTACGCTAAAGCCTATCGCCTGACCACGGCCCAGGCTGTGCGCCAGCTTGAAAGCCCTCGTGAAACAGATGGTACGGCGGCCAGCTTCCGCAAAACCTACGCCCGCGCCCTGGCCGCCGCTCCCGTGGCTTCCTGGACCCTGGCTGTACCCGGCCCCCCCGATTACAAGACGCACGCGGTGCAACAGGCAGGTCCTGCGCTGCCGCTAGGCCACTATCTGATAGTGCTGAGCACCTCAAATGACAACCCCACTAAAGAACAGCCTGACCTCACAACGGCCTACACTCGGTTGGCGGTGAGTGAGCTAAGCCAAGTGCGGCGCAATGCTGCAGCTACCGATGGCCCTGAGCTGCTCGTGTTGCATAGGCAAAGCGGGCAGCCGCTCTCTAGCGTGCGGGTGCTGCCCTTTTTTCAGTATTATAACCAAACCTCGCGCAGCTACGAGCAACGGCGCGGTAAGCTCCTGACCACTACCGCAGAAGGCCAGGTGCAGATTCCGGTAGGCCTGACCTCGGGCCAGAATACCATGCTGCGGGCGGTACTACTTACCCTGGGCCAGGACTCGTTGCTCAGCGAAGGCGGCGGGTATTACGGCTCGCGCCAGTCCAACCGCGACCAGGAGCAGCCCCAGCGCCGCACGTTTCTCTACACCGACCGAGCCATCTACCGGCCCGGCCAAACGCTGTACTTCAAAGGCATCCTGACCGAAACCCGCGCCGGCAAGTCGGAGCTGCTCCGGAAGCAGTCTGTATCGGTTCGCCTCGTGGACGTGAATGGTCAGACGGTCCAGACGCTGCCTTTCACCACTTCCGATTTTGGCTCCTTCCACGGCTCTCTGCTGCTCCCGACTGGTCTACTGAATGGCGAAATGAGCCTGCAAACGGACGACGGCAGCGCGAGCTTCGCGGTGGAAGACTACAAGCGCCCCACGTTCCAGGTTACGTTTGAGCCCGTGAAGGGCACGCCCGTGCTAGGCCAGTCCGTGACGGTACGAGGCAAGGCAGTGGCCTACGCTGGCCAGCCTGTAGATGGGGCTACGGTGCAATACCGCGTGGTGCGCCGCACCTTCTGGCCTATGTTCGGGCGCGGCTACGGCGGTGGGCAGCCTGAAGTGGAAATCCTCAACGGCACCGCCCAAACGGATTCCGTGGGCGGCTTCAACATCACCTTTATGGCGAAAGGGGAGGCGCTAGGCCAGTCGAAGCGCGGGCCGTGGCTGCCCGGCTACGTGTTTGAGGTGACGGCCGATGTAACCGACGCGGCCGGAGAAACCCGCACCGGCCTGCAGCACATCAGCCTCGGCACCAACGCCCTGACCCTGCATCTGGAGCTGCCGCAACTGCTTAACCGTGAGCAAGTGCCTACGCTGCGGTTGCTCAGCACCAATGCTACCGGCGAAGCCCTGCCCGCCCGCGGCCAGCTAAAGCTTTACCGCCTCACGCCGCCCGCTACTGGCCTACGTTCCCGCGTCTGGGAACGGCCCGAGCGGGAAGCCCTCAGCAGCGCCGAATTCAAGCGTCAGTTTCCGCTCGATGCTTATGGGCAGGAAGACAATGACAGCACCTGGACCCGCACGCTGGTGCTGGAACAGGCCTTCGATACTGAGAAAACCACCGCGCTACTTGGCCTACAAACTGCGCTAGGCCAGCAGCAGCCCGGTCGCTACGTGCTGGAAGCCACCGCCCCGGCAGCCGGGAGCGCGCCGCTGGTTACGGCGGAAGCGCGGTTTACGCTATACTCAGCTACCAGCAGGCAGCTGCCAGTACCCACGCCCGACTGGTTTGTGAGCCTGCAGGATAGTGTACTGCCCGGCCAGCCGGCGCGATTCTTGGTGGGTAGCTCCGAAGCTGGGGCCCGCGTACTGCTACAGGCCGAAGCCAAAGGCGAAACATTGCGCCAGGAGTGGCTCACGCTGGCTGCCGGGGAGCAGCGCGTAGTGGAAATTCCCGTTCCAGCCGCTCTAGATGGTACCCATCTCTACGTTCACCTCACGCAGGTGCGCGACAACCGCCTGTACCTGCACTCGGCCACCGTGCAGGTGGCCACGCCGCCCGCGCCGCTGGTGCTCAGCATTGCTACCTTTCGAGACAAGCTTCAGCCCGGCCAGAAGGAAACCTGGCGCGTTACCATTCACCAAACCGGCGGCAAGCCTGCCCAAGCGGAACTGCTGGCCACGCTGTATGATAAGTCGTTGGATGTTTTCCGGCCACATTCTTTCACGGGTCTGGATTTCGCGAAACCGTATTACCCGGCTGTGCTCGCCTGGCAGGGGCGCTTCGGGACAGAGGAATCGAATGAGTTGTTTGGAACAACTCTGTCTGACCCAGATAGTGAAATGCTTTACCCTCATTTGAATTGGTGGGGATATTCACTTGGAGATGGGGAAAGCCAGAATGACTATAAGCTACTCCCCAAAAACACGAGCATAAAATTTACGCCTCCTATTATTAAAAGGGACGAAGAATCAACGGCCGGTACGCGAGTAACACTTCGGGGCAGCAGAAGTGTAGCGGCCCCTGCCGCCATGAAGATGGCTGACTCAAGCCTGAGCGAGGTAGTAGTAGTAGGCAACAATACACAACAGCGCCAGACTATAACAGGAAGCGTTGCAACGGAAAAGCAAGCCCAACCTGACCTCTCCGCCGTGCAGGCCCGCTCGGATTTCCGCGAAACGGCTTTCTGGATGCCCGCGCTACGCACCAATGCCCAGGGGGAAACCGTGCTGGAATTCCAGATGCCCGAGGCCGTGACGCGCTGGCAGCTGCTGGCCCTAGGCCACGACCAACAGCTGCACAGTGGCCTACTGGCCAGGGAGTTAGTAACGCAGAAGCAGTTGCAGGTAACGCCCAACGCCCCGCGCTTCTTCCGCGAAGGCGACCAACTGCGCCTCACGGCCAAGCTCAGCAACCTCACCGCGCAACCCATGAGCGGCACGGCTCAGCTCTTCCTCTTCGATGCCCGCACCCAACAGCCGCTGGATAGCAAACTGCTGAAAAGCGCCGGTCAGGTTAAGTTTGACCTTAAGGCCAACCAGAGCAGTGGCCTAGGATGGGATATTGCGATACCGGAAACTGCCGAAGGACAAGTGCCGCTGGAAGCTATAACCTACCGCGTGGTAGCGCAAACGGATGCGCCGAAAAAGCAGCGTCGCAAAGCCAAAGCAGCACCTATTGAAGTGTTTTCTGACGGTGAGGAGAACACGCTGCCCGTGCTGCCCAACCGGATTCTTATTACCGAAAGCCTGCCGTTGCCCATTGTGGGTCCAACTACGCGGGAGTTCGAACTAAAGAAGCTGACGAGCACCACCTCGGCCACGCGCCGTAACTACTCGCTCACGCTGGAAATGACCCAAAACCCGGCCTGGTATGCCGTGCAGGCGCTGCCCTACCTCACAGAGTACCCCTATGAGTGCTCGGAGCAGGTGTTCAGTCGTCTCTACGCCAACCTGCTGGCCGCCAAAATTCTGCAGAGTAACCCGCGCCTCAAAACCATGCTGGCTGAGTGGCAGCGCGCCGCCCAGGCCGGCGACAAAACGGCCCTAACCAGCAAGCTGGAGCAAAATCAGGAGCTCAAAAACCTGCTGCTTCAAGAAACGCCTTGGGTGCGGGATGCCCAATCAGAAACCGAACAGATGCGTCGCCTAACGGAGCTATTTGATGCGCCCCGTCTCGAGGCCGAAACGGCCCGCGCACTCACCAAGCTGGCCAAAATGCAGCAGCCAAACGGTGCCTTCCCGTGGTTCGAACGTATGCCCGACGACCGGTATATCACCCAACTCATCTTGGCCGGCTTCGGTAAGCTGCAGAAGCTGGGCGCGCTGAACCTGAAGCAAAACGCCTCGGCTCAGGAAATTTTGCGGAAAGCTCTCGGTTACCTTGATGGGGAGCTGGCGCGTGACTACACCAATCTGCGCAAGCAGCCGAAAGTTGATCTGAAACAGCAGCATCTATCGGATCTGCAGATTCAGGCTTTGTATGCGCGCAGCTTCTGGTTGGAGCAAGCCGTGCCCAAAGCCACGCAGCCTGCCCTGGCCTACTACCAGCAGCAAGCCGCCACCTATTGGAAAGACCAGACCCGCTACCTCCAGGCCCAAATTGCGCTAGGCCTGCATCGGCAGAAAACCCAGCCCGTCGCAGTACGCACCATTCTGCAGGCACTCAGCGAAAACGCCTTGCACTCCGCAGAGCTGGGCATGTATTGGAAGGAAGTGCGCGGCGGCTACTACTGGCGCGAGGCGCCCACCGAAACCCAGGCCACCCTCATAGAGGCCTACGACGAAATTCAGCAGGACCAAAAGTCGGTGGATGAAATGAAGCTGTGGCTCCTGAAGCAGAAGCAAACCCAAAACTGGGAAAGCACCCGCGCCACCGCCGATGCCTGCTACGCCCTGCTGCTGCGCGGCTCCGACTGGCTCCAGCCCACGCAGCCCATTCAGGTAACCGTAGGCCAGTCGGCAGTGGTGCCGACCGCCCAGCAGGCTGGCACCGGCTACTTCAAAACCACCTGGACTGCTGCCGACGTCAAGCCCGCCCAGGGCAAGGTAACGTTGCAGAAAACCGATGCGGGAGTGGCCTGGGGCGCGCTTTACTGGCAGTATTTCGAGCAGATTGATAAGATAACGCCCGCCGCCACGCCCCTTAACCTGGAGCGCCAGCTCTACCGTGAGCAGCGCACCGCCGGCGGCCCCGTGCTGGAGCGCCTTACGGCCGCCACCCCGCTACGGGTGGGTGATGTGCTGGTGGTGCGCCTCGTGTTGCGCTCCGACCGCGACCTGGAATATGTGCACCTGAAAGACCAGCGCGCCGCTGGCCTGGAGCTCATCAGTCAAACATCGGGCTATCATTACCAGAGTGGCCTAGGCTACTACGAAAGCCCCCGCGACGCGGCCACCAACTTTTTCATGAGCTATTTCCCCAAAGGCACGCACACCTTTGAGTACCGACTGCGGGCTGCCCAGAGCGGAAAATTCAGCGGTGGCCTCTCGCAGTTGCAGTGCCTCTATGCCCCCGAGTTTACGGCCCACTCCGCCGGCACGCGCGTACAAATTGCCTCGCAACCATAA
- a CDS encoding 2Fe-2S iron-sulfur cluster-binding protein, producing MTDEVRIYVEESPGHRREVVAPTDMGLSLMEVLKASGYDIQATCGGMALCGTCHIEVLAGPALDEPSDEELYMLESLPVMSQGSRLSCQVRVTPRLDGLVLRLMPQLA from the coding sequence ATGACCGACGAAGTACGCATCTATGTGGAAGAGTCGCCCGGCCACCGGCGCGAAGTAGTGGCCCCCACCGATATGGGCCTGAGCCTGATGGAAGTTCTGAAAGCCTCTGGCTACGATATTCAGGCTACCTGCGGCGGTATGGCTTTGTGCGGCACCTGCCACATTGAGGTTCTGGCGGGCCCAGCCCTAGACGAGCCTTCCGATGAAGAGCTGTACATGCTGGAAAGCCTGCCAGTAATGAGCCAGGGCAGCCGCCTTTCCTGCCAGGTGCGCGTAACGCCCCGCCTCGATGGCTTGGTGCTGCGCCTGATGCCCCAACTGGCCTAG